From a region of the Mercurialis annua linkage group LG1-X, ddMerAnnu1.2, whole genome shotgun sequence genome:
- the LOC126684760 gene encoding G-type lectin S-receptor-like serine/threonine-protein kinase CES101 isoform X2, translating into MRDTCLKFPVKLYFLCSTLFLCLSLAIDSDTLKPGDILYNNETLVSKSGIFELGFFTSTETMSNHYLGIWFKNDKRKKPVWVSNRDSPLTTFSEFLTIRKSDGNLVMSDTTRQQPAPIVNLASLATSSNTTATLLDSGNLILKLNGEIIIWQSFDYPTDTFLAGMKLGFFNMDTDDVRQAYLLSWYSPSLPSSGSFAISINSDNKSQFSVFYSSKSAREVGHWDGSRFIFNMEKSLDKYNFSYESNDKEVYITFDNKGNSTASWFEIASTGEINEYTMTEQGVEEINHSLCHGVSAFNLNDCLNLPSNCKDGDNFSENKGSMPILTMYTWSGLMSLSNCEIICSGNCSCVAFASLEDQGKNCVHYYGDRKNILNIIGKGNDTIYVRGQTSSGKQRSKLWRAIAIPLTTLIIVVMIAFYFRRRTKVNRTGLLALPLSFDKPSTDDARTDHELPFLNFSCIVEATKNFSAANKIGEGGFGPVYLGMLSGQEIAVKRLSTSSGQGLEEFKTEVQLISKLQHINLVKLLGYCIEQEEKILIYEYMPNKSLDSFIFDPLKQRLIDWRRRKNIIEGIAQGLLYLHKYSRLKIIHRDLKTGNILLDSHMNPKISDFGMARIFSDNESRSQTKRVVGTYGYMSPEYGVHGVFSTKSDVYSFGVIVLEIISGRRNNSFFESDDDESTLLKHAWELWNGGRSSELIDRELGDSFTVDEVMQCVQVGLLCIQDNAEDRPTMADVVAILNSEGAVLPTPKQPFFATHLKPGFADHPSRKHSPSINLVTFSNVEPR; encoded by the exons ATGAGAGACACATGTTTGAAATTTCCTGTCAAGCTTTACTTTTTATGTAGCACCCTCTTTCTCTGCCTGTCTCTTGCTATAGACAGCGACACACTTAAACCAGGAGACATTTTGTACAACAATGAAACATTAGTCTCTAAAAGTGGAATCTTTGAACTAGGCTTCTTCACTTCAACTGAGACCATGAGCAATCATTATTTAGGAATTTGGTTCAAAAATGACAAAAGAAAGAAGCCAGTTTGGGTGTCCAATCGAGACAGCCCTTTGACAACTTtttccgaatttcttacaatcAGAAAGTCAGATGGAAACTTGGTGATGTCAGATACAACAAGGCAGCAACCTGCTCCTATAGTTAACCTTGCTTCTTTAGCAACAAGCAGCAATACTACCGCAACGCTTCTTGATTCAGGAAATCTAATTCTGAAGCTGAACGGAGAAATTATCATATGGCAGAGTTTTGATTATCCGACAGATACGTTCCTCGCTGGAATGAAATTAGGTTTTTTCAACATGGATACTGATGATGTCCGACAAGCATACCTTTTATCCTGGTACAGCCCATCTCTTCCAAGCAGCGGTTCATTTGCAATTTCCATAAATTCTGATAATAAATCGCAGTTCAGTGTATTTTACAGTAGTAAATCAGCCAGAGAAGTTGGACACTGGGATGGCAGTAGATTCATATTCAATATGGAAAAATCTTTAGATAAATACAATTTCAGCTATGAATCAAACGACAAGGAAGTTTACATTACTTTTGATAACAAGGGAAACTCAACAGCTTCATGGTTTGAAATAGCTTCAACTGGTGAAATCAATGAATACACCATGACAGAACAAGGGGTTGAAGAGATTAATCATTCATTATGTCATGGTGTCTCAGCTTTCAACCTTAATGATTGCCTGAATTTGCCGTCGAATTGCAAAGATGGAGATAACTTCTCAGAAAATAAAGGTTCAATGCCTATTTTAACCATGTATACTTGGTCTGGCCTTATGAGCCTCAGTAATTGTGAGATAATATGCAGCGGTAATTGTTCATGTGTTGCATTTGCTTCATTAGAAGACCAAGGAAAAAATTGCGTACACTATTATGGAGACAGAAAGAATATTCTGAACATCATAGGAAAAGGAAATGACACGATCTATGTTCGAGGCCAAACTTCATCAG GTAAACAACGTAGCAAGCTATGGCGGGCAATAGCAATCCCATTAACCACTTTGATAATAGTGGTTATGATTGCCTTCTATTTCAGACGACGAACAAAAGTAAACCGTACAG GTTTATTAGCACTTCCGTTAAGCTTTGACAAGCCAAGTACTGATGATGCTCGAACAGATCATGAACTGCCATTTCTAAACTTTTCTTGTATAGTAGAAGCCACAAAGAACTTCTCTGCAGCAAATAAGATTGGAGAAGGTGGTTTTGGACCTGTTTACTTG GGGATGTTATCAGGACAGGAAATTGCAGTCAAAAGACTATCTACAAGCTCAGGACAAGGATTAGAGGAATTCAAAACTGAGGTACAATTGATTTCTAAGCTTCAGCACATAAATCTTGTCAAGCTTTTAGGTTATTGCATTGAACAAGAAGAGAAGATACTAATCTATGAGTACATGCCCAACAAAAGCTTGGATTCCTTCATTTTCG ATCCTTTAAAGCAAAGACTTATAGATTGGAGACGGCGCAAAAACATCATTGAAGGGATAGCTCAAGGACTCCTTTATCTTCACAAGTATTCAAGACTAAAGATAATACACAGAGACCTCAAAACTGGCAACATATTGTTGGACAGTCATATGAATcccaaaatttcagattttgGGATGGCAAGAATTTTCTCTGATAATGAATCAAGATCACAAACAAAGAGGGTTGTTGGAACATA TGGATATATGTCTCCGGAATATGGAGTCCATGGCGTATTCTCTACAAAATCAGATGTATACAGTTTCGGAGTTATTGTGCTGGAGATCATCAGTGGCAGAAGAAACAATTCCTTTTTTGAATCTGATGATGATGAATCAACTTTGCTAAAACAC GCTTGGGAGCTGTGGAATGGGGGAAGATCGAGCGAGTTGATAGATCGGGAATTGGGCGATTCATTTACGGTGGATGAGGTTATGCAGTGTGTTCAAGTGGGTCTTTTATGCATACAAGATAATGCAGAGGACAGACCAACAATGGCAGATGTTGTAGCAATACTGAACAGCGAAGGGGCTGTATTGCCTACTCCTAAACAACCTTTTTTTGCTACTCATTTGAAACCAGGATTTGCTGATCATCCCTCAAGAAAGCATTCACCTTCTATCAACCTTGTTACATTTTCAAATGTTGAACCAAGATAA
- the LOC126684760 gene encoding G-type lectin S-receptor-like serine/threonine-protein kinase CES101 isoform X5 has protein sequence MRKILQSQSSKDRIWFKNDKRKKPVWVSNRDSPLTTFSEFLTIRKSDGNLVMSDTTRQQPAPIVNLASLATSSNTTATLLDSGNLILKLNGEIIIWQSFDYPTDTFLAGMKLGFFNMDTDDVRQAYLLSWYSPSLPSSGSFAISINSDNKSQFSVFYSSKSAREVGHWDGSRFIFNMEKSLDKYNFSYESNDKEVYITFDNKGNSTASWFEIASTGEINEYTMTEQGVEEINHSLCHGVSAFNLNDCLNLPSNCKDGDNFSENKGSMPILTMYTWSGLMSLSNCEIICSGNCSCVAFASLEDQGKNCVHYYGDRKNILNIIGKGNDTIYVRGQTSSGKQRSKLWRAIAIPLTTLIIVVMIAFYFRRRTKVNRTETDRNPDTVRDAAGLLALPLSFDKPSTDDARTDHELPFLNFSCIVEATKNFSAANKIGEGGFGPVYLGMLSGQEIAVKRLSTSSGQGLEEFKTEVQLISKLQHINLVKLLGYCIEQEEKILIYEYMPNKSLDSFIFDPLKQRLIDWRRRKNIIEGIAQGLLYLHKYSRLKIIHRDLKTGNILLDSHMNPKISDFGMARIFSDNESRSQTKRVVGTYGYMSPEYGVHGVFSTKSDVYSFGVIVLEIISGRRNNSFFESDDDESTLLKHAWELWNGGRSSELIDRELGDSFTVDEVMQCVQVGLLCIQDNAEDRPTMADVVAILNSEGAVLPTPKQPFFATHLKPGFADHPSRKHSPSINLVTFSNVEPR, from the exons ATGCGTAAAATTCTTCAGAGTCAATCTAGCAAAGACA GAATTTGGTTCAAAAATGACAAAAGAAAGAAGCCAGTTTGGGTGTCCAATCGAGACAGCCCTTTGACAACTTtttccgaatttcttacaatcAGAAAGTCAGATGGAAACTTGGTGATGTCAGATACAACAAGGCAGCAACCTGCTCCTATAGTTAACCTTGCTTCTTTAGCAACAAGCAGCAATACTACCGCAACGCTTCTTGATTCAGGAAATCTAATTCTGAAGCTGAACGGAGAAATTATCATATGGCAGAGTTTTGATTATCCGACAGATACGTTCCTCGCTGGAATGAAATTAGGTTTTTTCAACATGGATACTGATGATGTCCGACAAGCATACCTTTTATCCTGGTACAGCCCATCTCTTCCAAGCAGCGGTTCATTTGCAATTTCCATAAATTCTGATAATAAATCGCAGTTCAGTGTATTTTACAGTAGTAAATCAGCCAGAGAAGTTGGACACTGGGATGGCAGTAGATTCATATTCAATATGGAAAAATCTTTAGATAAATACAATTTCAGCTATGAATCAAACGACAAGGAAGTTTACATTACTTTTGATAACAAGGGAAACTCAACAGCTTCATGGTTTGAAATAGCTTCAACTGGTGAAATCAATGAATACACCATGACAGAACAAGGGGTTGAAGAGATTAATCATTCATTATGTCATGGTGTCTCAGCTTTCAACCTTAATGATTGCCTGAATTTGCCGTCGAATTGCAAAGATGGAGATAACTTCTCAGAAAATAAAGGTTCAATGCCTATTTTAACCATGTATACTTGGTCTGGCCTTATGAGCCTCAGTAATTGTGAGATAATATGCAGCGGTAATTGTTCATGTGTTGCATTTGCTTCATTAGAAGACCAAGGAAAAAATTGCGTACACTATTATGGAGACAGAAAGAATATTCTGAACATCATAGGAAAAGGAAATGACACGATCTATGTTCGAGGCCAAACTTCATCAG GTAAACAACGTAGCAAGCTATGGCGGGCAATAGCAATCCCATTAACCACTTTGATAATAGTGGTTATGATTGCCTTCTATTTCAGACGACGAACAAAAGTAAACCGTACAG AAACTGATAGAAATCCTGACACCGTTAGAGACGCAGCAGGTTTATTAGCACTTCCGTTAAGCTTTGACAAGCCAAGTACTGATGATGCTCGAACAGATCATGAACTGCCATTTCTAAACTTTTCTTGTATAGTAGAAGCCACAAAGAACTTCTCTGCAGCAAATAAGATTGGAGAAGGTGGTTTTGGACCTGTTTACTTG GGGATGTTATCAGGACAGGAAATTGCAGTCAAAAGACTATCTACAAGCTCAGGACAAGGATTAGAGGAATTCAAAACTGAGGTACAATTGATTTCTAAGCTTCAGCACATAAATCTTGTCAAGCTTTTAGGTTATTGCATTGAACAAGAAGAGAAGATACTAATCTATGAGTACATGCCCAACAAAAGCTTGGATTCCTTCATTTTCG ATCCTTTAAAGCAAAGACTTATAGATTGGAGACGGCGCAAAAACATCATTGAAGGGATAGCTCAAGGACTCCTTTATCTTCACAAGTATTCAAGACTAAAGATAATACACAGAGACCTCAAAACTGGCAACATATTGTTGGACAGTCATATGAATcccaaaatttcagattttgGGATGGCAAGAATTTTCTCTGATAATGAATCAAGATCACAAACAAAGAGGGTTGTTGGAACATA TGGATATATGTCTCCGGAATATGGAGTCCATGGCGTATTCTCTACAAAATCAGATGTATACAGTTTCGGAGTTATTGTGCTGGAGATCATCAGTGGCAGAAGAAACAATTCCTTTTTTGAATCTGATGATGATGAATCAACTTTGCTAAAACAC GCTTGGGAGCTGTGGAATGGGGGAAGATCGAGCGAGTTGATAGATCGGGAATTGGGCGATTCATTTACGGTGGATGAGGTTATGCAGTGTGTTCAAGTGGGTCTTTTATGCATACAAGATAATGCAGAGGACAGACCAACAATGGCAGATGTTGTAGCAATACTGAACAGCGAAGGGGCTGTATTGCCTACTCCTAAACAACCTTTTTTTGCTACTCATTTGAAACCAGGATTTGCTGATCATCCCTCAAGAAAGCATTCACCTTCTATCAACCTTGTTACATTTTCAAATGTTGAACCAAGATAA
- the LOC126684760 gene encoding G-type lectin S-receptor-like serine/threonine-protein kinase At1g11330 isoform X3 has protein sequence MRDTCLKFPVKLYFLCSTLFLCLSLAIDSDTLKPGDILYNNETLVSKSGIFELGFFTSTETMSNHYLGIWFKNDKRKKPVWVSNRDSPLTTFSEFLTIRKSDGNLVMSDTTRQQPAPIVNLASLATSSNTTATLLDSGNLILKLNGEIIIWQSFDYPTDTFLAGMKLGFFNMDTDDVRQAYLLSCSKSAREVGHWDGSRFIFNMEKSLDKYNFSYESNDKEVYITFDNKGNSTASWFEIASTGEINEYTMTEQGVEEINHSLCHGVSAFNLNDCLNLPSNCKDGDNFSENKGSMPILTMYTWSGLMSLSNCEIICSGNCSCVAFASLEDQGKNCVHYYGDRKNILNIIGKGNDTIYVRGQTSSGKQRSKLWRAIAIPLTTLIIVVMIAFYFRRRTKVNRTETDRNPDTVRDAAGLLALPLSFDKPSTDDARTDHELPFLNFSCIVEATKNFSAANKIGEGGFGPVYLGMLSGQEIAVKRLSTSSGQGLEEFKTEVQLISKLQHINLVKLLGYCIEQEEKILIYEYMPNKSLDSFIFDPLKQRLIDWRRRKNIIEGIAQGLLYLHKYSRLKIIHRDLKTGNILLDSHMNPKISDFGMARIFSDNESRSQTKRVVGTYGYMSPEYGVHGVFSTKSDVYSFGVIVLEIISGRRNNSFFESDDDESTLLKHAWELWNGGRSSELIDRELGDSFTVDEVMQCVQVGLLCIQDNAEDRPTMADVVAILNSEGAVLPTPKQPFFATHLKPGFADHPSRKHSPSINLVTFSNVEPR, from the exons ATGAGAGACACATGTTTGAAATTTCCTGTCAAGCTTTACTTTTTATGTAGCACCCTCTTTCTCTGCCTGTCTCTTGCTATAGACAGCGACACACTTAAACCAGGAGACATTTTGTACAACAATGAAACATTAGTCTCTAAAAGTGGAATCTTTGAACTAGGCTTCTTCACTTCAACTGAGACCATGAGCAATCATTATTTAGGAATTTGGTTCAAAAATGACAAAAGAAAGAAGCCAGTTTGGGTGTCCAATCGAGACAGCCCTTTGACAACTTtttccgaatttcttacaatcAGAAAGTCAGATGGAAACTTGGTGATGTCAGATACAACAAGGCAGCAACCTGCTCCTATAGTTAACCTTGCTTCTTTAGCAACAAGCAGCAATACTACCGCAACGCTTCTTGATTCAGGAAATCTAATTCTGAAGCTGAACGGAGAAATTATCATATGGCAGAGTTTTGATTATCCGACAGATACGTTCCTCGCTGGAATGAAATTAGGTTTTTTCAACATGGATACTGATGATGTCCGACAAGCATACCTTTTATCCTG TAGTAAATCAGCCAGAGAAGTTGGACACTGGGATGGCAGTAGATTCATATTCAATATGGAAAAATCTTTAGATAAATACAATTTCAGCTATGAATCAAACGACAAGGAAGTTTACATTACTTTTGATAACAAGGGAAACTCAACAGCTTCATGGTTTGAAATAGCTTCAACTGGTGAAATCAATGAATACACCATGACAGAACAAGGGGTTGAAGAGATTAATCATTCATTATGTCATGGTGTCTCAGCTTTCAACCTTAATGATTGCCTGAATTTGCCGTCGAATTGCAAAGATGGAGATAACTTCTCAGAAAATAAAGGTTCAATGCCTATTTTAACCATGTATACTTGGTCTGGCCTTATGAGCCTCAGTAATTGTGAGATAATATGCAGCGGTAATTGTTCATGTGTTGCATTTGCTTCATTAGAAGACCAAGGAAAAAATTGCGTACACTATTATGGAGACAGAAAGAATATTCTGAACATCATAGGAAAAGGAAATGACACGATCTATGTTCGAGGCCAAACTTCATCAG GTAAACAACGTAGCAAGCTATGGCGGGCAATAGCAATCCCATTAACCACTTTGATAATAGTGGTTATGATTGCCTTCTATTTCAGACGACGAACAAAAGTAAACCGTACAG AAACTGATAGAAATCCTGACACCGTTAGAGACGCAGCAGGTTTATTAGCACTTCCGTTAAGCTTTGACAAGCCAAGTACTGATGATGCTCGAACAGATCATGAACTGCCATTTCTAAACTTTTCTTGTATAGTAGAAGCCACAAAGAACTTCTCTGCAGCAAATAAGATTGGAGAAGGTGGTTTTGGACCTGTTTACTTG GGGATGTTATCAGGACAGGAAATTGCAGTCAAAAGACTATCTACAAGCTCAGGACAAGGATTAGAGGAATTCAAAACTGAGGTACAATTGATTTCTAAGCTTCAGCACATAAATCTTGTCAAGCTTTTAGGTTATTGCATTGAACAAGAAGAGAAGATACTAATCTATGAGTACATGCCCAACAAAAGCTTGGATTCCTTCATTTTCG ATCCTTTAAAGCAAAGACTTATAGATTGGAGACGGCGCAAAAACATCATTGAAGGGATAGCTCAAGGACTCCTTTATCTTCACAAGTATTCAAGACTAAAGATAATACACAGAGACCTCAAAACTGGCAACATATTGTTGGACAGTCATATGAATcccaaaatttcagattttgGGATGGCAAGAATTTTCTCTGATAATGAATCAAGATCACAAACAAAGAGGGTTGTTGGAACATA TGGATATATGTCTCCGGAATATGGAGTCCATGGCGTATTCTCTACAAAATCAGATGTATACAGTTTCGGAGTTATTGTGCTGGAGATCATCAGTGGCAGAAGAAACAATTCCTTTTTTGAATCTGATGATGATGAATCAACTTTGCTAAAACAC GCTTGGGAGCTGTGGAATGGGGGAAGATCGAGCGAGTTGATAGATCGGGAATTGGGCGATTCATTTACGGTGGATGAGGTTATGCAGTGTGTTCAAGTGGGTCTTTTATGCATACAAGATAATGCAGAGGACAGACCAACAATGGCAGATGTTGTAGCAATACTGAACAGCGAAGGGGCTGTATTGCCTACTCCTAAACAACCTTTTTTTGCTACTCATTTGAAACCAGGATTTGCTGATCATCCCTCAAGAAAGCATTCACCTTCTATCAACCTTGTTACATTTTCAAATGTTGAACCAAGATAA
- the LOC126684760 gene encoding G-type lectin S-receptor-like serine/threonine-protein kinase CES101 isoform X6 translates to MSDTTRQQPAPIVNLASLATSSNTTATLLDSGNLILKLNGEIIIWQSFDYPTDTFLAGMKLGFFNMDTDDVRQAYLLSWYSPSLPSSGSFAISINSDNKSQFSVFYSSKSAREVGHWDGSRFIFNMEKSLDKYNFSYESNDKEVYITFDNKGNSTASWFEIASTGEINEYTMTEQGVEEINHSLCHGVSAFNLNDCLNLPSNCKDGDNFSENKGSMPILTMYTWSGLMSLSNCEIICSGNCSCVAFASLEDQGKNCVHYYGDRKNILNIIGKGNDTIYVRGQTSSGKQRSKLWRAIAIPLTTLIIVVMIAFYFRRRTKVNRTETDRNPDTVRDAAGLLALPLSFDKPSTDDARTDHELPFLNFSCIVEATKNFSAANKIGEGGFGPVYLGMLSGQEIAVKRLSTSSGQGLEEFKTEVQLISKLQHINLVKLLGYCIEQEEKILIYEYMPNKSLDSFIFDPLKQRLIDWRRRKNIIEGIAQGLLYLHKYSRLKIIHRDLKTGNILLDSHMNPKISDFGMARIFSDNESRSQTKRVVGTYGYMSPEYGVHGVFSTKSDVYSFGVIVLEIISGRRNNSFFESDDDESTLLKHAWELWNGGRSSELIDRELGDSFTVDEVMQCVQVGLLCIQDNAEDRPTMADVVAILNSEGAVLPTPKQPFFATHLKPGFADHPSRKHSPSINLVTFSNVEPR, encoded by the exons ATGTCAGATACAACAAGGCAGCAACCTGCTCCTATAGTTAACCTTGCTTCTTTAGCAACAAGCAGCAATACTACCGCAACGCTTCTTGATTCAGGAAATCTAATTCTGAAGCTGAACGGAGAAATTATCATATGGCAGAGTTTTGATTATCCGACAGATACGTTCCTCGCTGGAATGAAATTAGGTTTTTTCAACATGGATACTGATGATGTCCGACAAGCATACCTTTTATCCTGGTACAGCCCATCTCTTCCAAGCAGCGGTTCATTTGCAATTTCCATAAATTCTGATAATAAATCGCAGTTCAGTGTATTTTACAGTAGTAAATCAGCCAGAGAAGTTGGACACTGGGATGGCAGTAGATTCATATTCAATATGGAAAAATCTTTAGATAAATACAATTTCAGCTATGAATCAAACGACAAGGAAGTTTACATTACTTTTGATAACAAGGGAAACTCAACAGCTTCATGGTTTGAAATAGCTTCAACTGGTGAAATCAATGAATACACCATGACAGAACAAGGGGTTGAAGAGATTAATCATTCATTATGTCATGGTGTCTCAGCTTTCAACCTTAATGATTGCCTGAATTTGCCGTCGAATTGCAAAGATGGAGATAACTTCTCAGAAAATAAAGGTTCAATGCCTATTTTAACCATGTATACTTGGTCTGGCCTTATGAGCCTCAGTAATTGTGAGATAATATGCAGCGGTAATTGTTCATGTGTTGCATTTGCTTCATTAGAAGACCAAGGAAAAAATTGCGTACACTATTATGGAGACAGAAAGAATATTCTGAACATCATAGGAAAAGGAAATGACACGATCTATGTTCGAGGCCAAACTTCATCAG GTAAACAACGTAGCAAGCTATGGCGGGCAATAGCAATCCCATTAACCACTTTGATAATAGTGGTTATGATTGCCTTCTATTTCAGACGACGAACAAAAGTAAACCGTACAG AAACTGATAGAAATCCTGACACCGTTAGAGACGCAGCAGGTTTATTAGCACTTCCGTTAAGCTTTGACAAGCCAAGTACTGATGATGCTCGAACAGATCATGAACTGCCATTTCTAAACTTTTCTTGTATAGTAGAAGCCACAAAGAACTTCTCTGCAGCAAATAAGATTGGAGAAGGTGGTTTTGGACCTGTTTACTTG GGGATGTTATCAGGACAGGAAATTGCAGTCAAAAGACTATCTACAAGCTCAGGACAAGGATTAGAGGAATTCAAAACTGAGGTACAATTGATTTCTAAGCTTCAGCACATAAATCTTGTCAAGCTTTTAGGTTATTGCATTGAACAAGAAGAGAAGATACTAATCTATGAGTACATGCCCAACAAAAGCTTGGATTCCTTCATTTTCG ATCCTTTAAAGCAAAGACTTATAGATTGGAGACGGCGCAAAAACATCATTGAAGGGATAGCTCAAGGACTCCTTTATCTTCACAAGTATTCAAGACTAAAGATAATACACAGAGACCTCAAAACTGGCAACATATTGTTGGACAGTCATATGAATcccaaaatttcagattttgGGATGGCAAGAATTTTCTCTGATAATGAATCAAGATCACAAACAAAGAGGGTTGTTGGAACATA TGGATATATGTCTCCGGAATATGGAGTCCATGGCGTATTCTCTACAAAATCAGATGTATACAGTTTCGGAGTTATTGTGCTGGAGATCATCAGTGGCAGAAGAAACAATTCCTTTTTTGAATCTGATGATGATGAATCAACTTTGCTAAAACAC GCTTGGGAGCTGTGGAATGGGGGAAGATCGAGCGAGTTGATAGATCGGGAATTGGGCGATTCATTTACGGTGGATGAGGTTATGCAGTGTGTTCAAGTGGGTCTTTTATGCATACAAGATAATGCAGAGGACAGACCAACAATGGCAGATGTTGTAGCAATACTGAACAGCGAAGGGGCTGTATTGCCTACTCCTAAACAACCTTTTTTTGCTACTCATTTGAAACCAGGATTTGCTGATCATCCCTCAAGAAAGCATTCACCTTCTATCAACCTTGTTACATTTTCAAATGTTGAACCAAGATAA